One segment of Cynocephalus volans isolate mCynVol1 chromosome 8, mCynVol1.pri, whole genome shotgun sequence DNA contains the following:
- the LOC134384322 gene encoding LOW QUALITY PROTEIN: olfactory receptor 10X1 (The sequence of the model RefSeq protein was modified relative to this genomic sequence to represent the inferred CDS: inserted 1 base in 1 codon; substituted 1 base at 1 genomic stop codon), translated as MCLXVFCCFFQISDIQIMKXNQTILKEFILLGFSVYPHVQTFLFVVFFGLYFLTLAGNLAILGLTWVDRSLHTPMYLFLSALSFSETCYTLTVIPRMLEDLLANNRSISVTGCGLQMCFFLGLGGTNCIILTLMGYDRFLAICNPLRYPLLITNIVCGQLVASAWVGGFFISLIETALIFRGSFCKPNLVKHFFCHMRAVVRLSCTDSDLTEFIVTVISVSGLLGTFMLIILTYIFILSTVLRIPSAEGKQKAFSTCGSHLMVVIIHFSFASIVYLKPEASGGDDTLIAVPYTVITPFLSPIIFTLRNKDMKNAFRKMMDKTVTLKKCCCFKAWLSVPRI; from the exons atgtgtctgtaggTTTTCTGTTG tttctttcaaatttcagACATTCAAATAATGA ATAACCAGACAATCCTGAAGGAATTCATTCTTCTTGGCTTTTCTGTTTACCCACATGTACAGACATTCCTCTTTGTGGTCTTCTTTGGTCTCTACTTTCTCACCCTTGCCGGTAATCTGGCCATCCTGGGTCTAACTTGGGTGGACAGATCTCTCCACACCCCTATGTATCTCTTCCTTAGTGCACTCTCCTTCTCTGAGACCTGCTACACTTTGACTGTCATCCCCAGGATGCTGGAAGATCTACTTGCCAATAACAGAAGTATTTCAGTCACAGGTTGTGGCTTGCAGATGTGTTTCTTCTTGGGACTTGGTGGCACAAATTGCATCATCCTTACTTTGATGGGGTATGACCGCTTCCTGGCCATCTGCAACCCTCTGAGATATCCACTGCTTATAACCAATATTGTATGTGGACAACTTGTGGCCTCTGCCTGGGTTGGAGGCTTCTTTATCTCTTTGATAGAAACTGCACTGATATTCAGGGGCTCTTTCTGCAAACCTAACCTTGTCAAACATTTCTTCTGCCATATGCGAGCAGTTGTGAGACTGTCCTGTACAGATAGTGACCTCACAGAATTCATTGTGACAGTGATTTCAGTGTCAGGCTTGCTGGGGACCTTTATGCTCATCATCCTGACTTACATTTTCATTCTTTCCACTGTTCTCAGGATCCCCTCAGCTGAGGGAAAGCAGAAGGCATTTTCCACCTGTGGCTCCCACCTCATGGTAGTCATCATTCACTTTAGTTTTGCATCTATTGTTTATTTGAAGCCAGAAGCCTCAGGGGGAGATGACACACTCATAGCAGTCCCTTACACTGTCATAACCCCTTTCCTCAGCCCCATCATATTCACTCTCAGGAACAAGGACATGAAGAATGCTTTTAGAAAGATGATGGACAAGACAGTCACATTGAAAAAATGCTGCTGCTTTAAAGCATGGCTCAGTGTGCCAAGAATTTAG